One window from the genome of Bdellovibrio sp. NC01 encodes:
- a CDS encoding YgcG family protein has protein sequence MGLNAQAEFKVPTLSGPVMDEAGILTRSFRQDLSALLYEFNQRGKAQIQVLILNSLDGEPIESASIKITDKWQLGDKKKDNGILFLISMQERAMRIEVGQGLEGAIPDIYAKRIISDKVIPLFRQKRFEDGVYTGVSEIMVLADKEFADEKAPARDEHDGGGIPLWLIIIVLIIISILGRFGGGRGRYYGGGGWGGGGSLGGGGWGGSSGGGGWSGGGGGFSGGGASGNW, from the coding sequence TTGGGTTTAAACGCTCAAGCAGAATTTAAGGTTCCTACTTTGTCGGGACCTGTGATGGACGAGGCGGGAATTCTAACAAGATCTTTCCGCCAAGATCTGTCAGCACTTCTTTATGAATTCAATCAGCGCGGTAAAGCGCAAATCCAAGTTTTAATTTTGAATTCTCTTGATGGCGAACCGATTGAATCGGCGTCGATCAAAATTACCGACAAGTGGCAACTTGGCGATAAGAAAAAAGATAATGGCATTTTGTTTTTGATCTCTATGCAAGAGCGCGCCATGCGCATCGAAGTAGGACAAGGACTTGAAGGTGCTATTCCCGATATTTATGCAAAACGAATCATCAGCGATAAAGTCATTCCGCTCTTCAGACAAAAACGATTCGAAGACGGCGTTTACACCGGCGTCAGCGAAATCATGGTTTTGGCTGACAAAGAGTTTGCTGATGAAAAAGCCCCTGCACGTGACGAACACGATGGCGGTGGCATTCCCTTATGGTTGATTATTATTGTTCTGATTATCATCTCTATCCTGGGTCGCTTTGGCGGCGGTCGCGGTCGTTATTACGGTGGCGGCGGTTGGGGAGGTGGCGGATCACTCGGCGGTGGTGGCTGGGGCGGAAGCTCTGGCGGCGGAGGATGGTCCGGTGGTGGCGGCGGCTTCAGCGGCGGCGGCGCTTCGGGCAATTGGTAG
- a CDS encoding ester cyclase, with protein sequence MKSVAVFLVSSFMLPAFAGPVQDANKKLVTDFYNMAFNDHKPTEAAKKYFGPKYIQHNPNVPNGAAAFYNYFEGHFKKNPQSKAIIYRTLADGDLVALHLNSKLNDKDPGRAIVDIFRVENGKIVEHWDVVQPVPEKTANGNTMFDGQNEK encoded by the coding sequence ATGAAAAGCGTCGCTGTGTTTTTAGTTTCCTCATTCATGCTTCCGGCCTTTGCGGGTCCCGTACAAGATGCCAATAAAAAACTTGTGACGGATTTTTATAACATGGCCTTTAACGATCACAAGCCGACAGAGGCCGCCAAAAAATATTTTGGACCCAAGTACATCCAACACAATCCCAATGTTCCGAATGGTGCGGCGGCTTTTTACAACTACTTCGAAGGTCACTTTAAAAAGAATCCGCAATCCAAAGCCATCATCTATCGCACGTTAGCTGACGGGGACTTAGTCGCTTTGCACTTAAATTCAAAGCTGAACGATAAAGACCCAGGCCGCGCTATTGTCGATATTTTTCGTGTTGAAAACGGCAAAATCGTTGAGCACTGGGATGTTGTTCAGCCCGTTCCAGAGAAAACAGCGAACGGAAACACAATGTTCGATGGGCAAAACGAAAAGTAG
- a CDS encoding TPM domain-containing protein yields the protein MAWIHRYISDEDIQKISHAVQKAEEKTEGEIVPVIVQRSSTVGHVPLTLTMLILLMLVIVELPYSDLLWVKPWVYAWPFLIVVIYYLSFALARLSWIQKVFVPERDEVDQVHQRAHLEFYLNKINKTRNHTGILIFISVMEKKAVILADEGISSKLPQETWNEILQKLGGQLRGGNWGFGFIEAIEACGHHLKHHFPAQADKTDQLKNQLIIK from the coding sequence ATGGCTTGGATTCACAGATACATTTCTGACGAAGACATTCAAAAAATCTCTCATGCCGTGCAAAAAGCGGAAGAGAAAACCGAAGGCGAAATCGTTCCGGTTATTGTGCAACGCTCATCAACGGTGGGACATGTGCCACTGACATTGACGATGTTGATTCTGTTGATGCTTGTGATCGTGGAACTTCCTTACAGTGATTTGCTGTGGGTGAAGCCTTGGGTTTACGCATGGCCGTTTTTGATTGTCGTGATTTACTATCTGTCATTTGCTTTGGCGCGTTTATCGTGGATTCAAAAAGTTTTTGTTCCTGAGCGTGATGAAGTCGATCAAGTCCATCAACGTGCGCATTTGGAATTTTATTTAAATAAAATCAATAAGACTCGCAACCATACAGGTATTCTGATTTTCATTTCTGTGATGGAAAAGAAAGCCGTGATTTTGGCTGACGAAGGAATCTCAAGCAAACTTCCGCAAGAGACATGGAACGAGATTCTGCAAAAATTAGGTGGCCAACTTCGTGGTGGCAATTGGGGCTTTGGCTTCATCGAAGCGATCGAAGCTTGTGGGCACCATTTGAAACATCATTTTCCTGCGCAAGCAGATAAAACGGATCAATTGAAGAACCAACTCATCATTAAATAA
- a CDS encoding class I SAM-dependent methyltransferase, whose protein sequence is MTRTIKLRYTETAGCIFVDKIAGLNTHTPEFGQRGCVEVYEDEIGRKLYTVHRLDKATSGALVFATSSEIAAELTRLFEQHLVQKRYLFLTDKKISQQNFTYESHIEREHKVFVSRKDKEANSKTTFTWLKSLGPYQLWEAIPHSGKPHQIRLHAEANGIAVLGDTEHNGAHFHRLCLHSLSLGFTLNGQDVKFETETPAWAREAELNEHEEDLILAEAFQRRERMYKFTELKDESLRLSHRELDTYRIDQYGDYLWVYWYKESDPTVQDLLRFEKISKRLHKKILVRKMLNRGEDPNAEIMWNIGATAPRWTAKENGVNYELRSDTGLSPGLFLDQRENRLWVQEHAQDRRVLNLFSYTSGFSVVSALAGATEVCTVDVSQNFIEWSKRNFELNGLNPEDDKYEFWVNDCLLFLKGTIRRKRKFGLIVCDPPSFGRSKNSVFSISKNFDELLVNCMYCLEKNGLLLFCTNYEKWTSGDLHLKLEKLKREFSFKILPAPAQGLDFELPDQEPLMKSIILRKN, encoded by the coding sequence ATGACACGGACAATTAAGCTTCGATACACCGAGACAGCCGGCTGCATCTTTGTTGACAAGATTGCAGGCCTAAACACGCATACACCAGAGTTTGGTCAAAGAGGATGCGTTGAGGTGTATGAAGATGAAATTGGGCGCAAGCTCTACACCGTGCATCGCTTGGATAAAGCGACTTCGGGTGCTTTGGTATTCGCGACGTCATCGGAAATTGCTGCGGAACTGACACGTTTGTTCGAACAACATCTCGTACAAAAGCGCTACTTGTTCCTGACTGACAAAAAGATTTCACAACAAAACTTCACTTACGAATCGCATATTGAACGCGAACACAAAGTGTTCGTCAGCCGCAAGGACAAAGAGGCCAATTCAAAGACGACCTTCACATGGCTGAAGTCCCTTGGGCCTTACCAGTTGTGGGAAGCGATTCCACATTCGGGAAAGCCTCACCAAATTCGTCTGCATGCGGAAGCCAATGGCATCGCGGTTTTAGGTGATACGGAACACAATGGCGCCCATTTCCACCGCCTGTGCTTGCACTCCTTGTCTTTGGGTTTCACTTTGAATGGCCAGGATGTGAAATTTGAAACCGAAACTCCGGCGTGGGCTCGTGAGGCGGAGTTGAACGAGCACGAAGAAGATCTGATCTTAGCCGAAGCCTTCCAACGTCGTGAGCGCATGTACAAGTTTACAGAACTCAAAGACGAGTCTTTGCGTTTAAGTCATCGTGAGCTCGATACTTACCGTATTGATCAGTACGGCGATTACTTGTGGGTTTATTGGTACAAAGAATCCGATCCCACTGTGCAAGATCTTCTGCGCTTCGAAAAGATCTCGAAACGTCTGCATAAGAAAATTCTGGTGCGTAAGATGTTGAATCGCGGTGAAGATCCTAATGCCGAAATCATGTGGAATATCGGTGCGACCGCTCCCCGTTGGACTGCCAAAGAAAACGGTGTGAACTATGAACTTCGTAGTGATACGGGTTTGTCGCCAGGTTTATTCTTGGATCAACGCGAAAACCGTCTGTGGGTGCAAGAACACGCTCAAGATCGTCGCGTCTTAAATCTATTCTCGTACACAAGTGGCTTTAGCGTGGTGTCGGCTCTGGCTGGTGCGACTGAAGTTTGTACTGTCGACGTTTCGCAGAACTTTATCGAGTGGAGCAAACGCAATTTTGAATTAAACGGCTTAAATCCTGAAGACGATAAGTACGAATTCTGGGTCAATGACTGTTTGTTGTTCTTAAAAGGTACCATTCGTCGCAAACGCAAGTTTGGTTTGATTGTCTGCGATCCACCATCATTTGGTCGCTCGAAAAACAGTGTTTTTTCGATCAGCAAAAACTTCGATGAGCTTTTAGTGAATTGTATGTACTGCTTGGAAAAGAATGGCCTGTTGTTGTTCTGTACGAACTACGAAAAATGGACAAGCGGCGATTTGCATTTGAAGTTAGAAAAACTAAAGCGCGAATTTTCGTTTAAAATTCTTCCAGCCCCTGCCCAGGGACTGGATTTTGAATTGCCGGATCAAGAACCACTGATGAAATCAATTATCCTGCGTAAGAACTAG
- a CDS encoding methyl-accepting chemotaxis protein codes for MKASVWVKGVRGQLLLLAAIPMLNLAALYYQADQGVEVLKQSSLTANSVRGPSIHYTGQMALQASNLQRHLLLALNSSTKDSRALELNKVQADIAAFNTAVDEYDKIPHSQATADRFKVITDQWQETYKLGSDASSLLALGSDQAASAIITGGFRDSFNKLSESLEDLSTLRLKLMKESMVEDQKTSERVDDSLAIGALVGFILVLLLSTWVIRSLTKALQASIGLLAKSSENMSLASEQLYASSEQTAEGSTEAAASIEETVAALEEVTSMVKLNSDTSQKTVVLSKQAVGITETGEKEIVSLLESIHEISRSSQQIQEIIQVMDDIAFQTNLLSLNATIEAARAGEHGKGFSAVATAVQDLAQKSAVSAKNISHLIQQSAAKIADGVQIAEASGEVFREIHTIVMKVSEMSEQVASASQEQAMGVQQISQAMNQLDASTQMNSASSEEVSASAKELTKLALDLQGVVGDLQVVLDGKSQDVKVTTSEDKKNWNVVALTRTSQAS; via the coding sequence ATGAAAGCATCCGTTTGGGTTAAAGGTGTTCGTGGTCAGCTACTTTTATTAGCTGCAATTCCAATGTTGAATTTGGCAGCTCTTTATTATCAAGCCGATCAAGGCGTTGAAGTTCTAAAGCAAAGCAGTCTGACTGCGAATTCGGTGCGTGGTCCCTCAATTCATTATACGGGGCAGATGGCACTTCAGGCGTCGAATCTTCAACGTCATTTACTGCTGGCTTTGAATAGCTCAACCAAAGACAGTCGTGCTCTAGAGCTTAATAAAGTTCAAGCAGACATCGCTGCATTCAATACCGCAGTTGATGAATACGATAAAATCCCGCACAGTCAGGCGACTGCCGATCGCTTTAAAGTGATTACAGATCAGTGGCAGGAAACTTACAAGTTGGGTAGTGATGCATCTTCGTTGTTAGCACTGGGATCTGATCAAGCCGCATCGGCGATCATTACGGGTGGATTCCGTGATTCATTTAATAAACTGTCTGAATCACTGGAAGATCTTTCAACGCTTCGTTTGAAGTTGATGAAAGAAAGTATGGTTGAAGATCAAAAAACTTCGGAGCGTGTCGACGATTCTTTGGCGATTGGAGCACTGGTCGGGTTTATTCTGGTTCTGCTGCTATCAACATGGGTTATTCGCAGTCTGACAAAAGCTTTGCAGGCTTCAATTGGTTTGCTTGCGAAATCTTCCGAAAATATGTCGCTTGCAAGTGAACAGCTTTACGCAAGCAGTGAACAAACCGCCGAAGGTTCGACTGAAGCTGCTGCTAGTATCGAAGAAACCGTGGCAGCACTTGAAGAAGTGACCTCAATGGTGAAATTAAATTCCGATACAAGTCAGAAAACAGTGGTTCTATCTAAACAGGCTGTTGGCATTACTGAAACAGGTGAAAAAGAAATCGTCAGCTTGCTTGAATCTATCCACGAGATTTCTAGGTCTTCACAACAGATTCAAGAAATCATTCAAGTCATGGACGATATCGCTTTCCAAACGAATCTGTTGTCACTCAATGCGACGATCGAAGCTGCTCGTGCGGGTGAGCATGGCAAGGGGTTCTCTGCAGTAGCAACGGCTGTGCAAGATCTCGCGCAAAAAAGTGCAGTGTCTGCTAAAAATATCTCGCATCTGATCCAACAAAGCGCTGCGAAAATCGCTGATGGCGTTCAGATTGCTGAAGCATCCGGTGAAGTATTCAGAGAGATTCATACAATCGTCATGAAAGTTTCAGAAATGAGTGAACAGGTTGCTTCTGCCAGTCAGGAACAGGCGATGGGTGTGCAGCAAATCAGCCAGGCCATGAATCAACTGGATGCCTCGACGCAAATGAATTCCGCTTCATCTGAAGAGGTGTCAGCGTCGGCGAAAGAATTAACCAAACTTGCTTTGGATCTGCAAGGTGTTGTTGGTGATTTACAAGTGGTCTTAGACGGAAAAAGTCAGGACGTGAAAGTGACAACCTCAGAGGACAAAAAAAACTGGAACGTGGTTGCGCTGACAAGAACTAGCCAAGCAAGCTAG
- a CDS encoding LemA family protein, translating to MKLVSKAMPKALLVALVLPFLAGCGFQAIPQAKNSTEAALAEVSNQYKRRADLIPNLVNVVKGYAKHEEETLTQVTEARAKATAMNIDPSKVTPQQLAEYQKAQGGLSQALGRLMVVTEKYPDLKADQNFRDLQAQLEGTENRITVARQRYIESIKEFNNLVAVPPTSWTNSVMYHYEKMPQWDLAPEEKAAAEKAPEVKF from the coding sequence ATGAAACTCGTTTCGAAAGCTATGCCCAAAGCTTTATTAGTTGCGCTGGTTCTTCCGTTCTTAGCAGGTTGTGGTTTCCAAGCTATCCCACAAGCTAAAAACTCTACTGAAGCAGCACTAGCTGAAGTATCAAACCAATACAAACGTCGAGCTGACTTGATCCCGAACCTTGTGAACGTAGTTAAAGGCTACGCAAAACATGAGGAAGAGACTTTGACTCAAGTTACTGAAGCTCGTGCAAAAGCCACAGCGATGAACATCGATCCATCAAAAGTGACTCCGCAACAATTGGCAGAGTATCAAAAAGCACAAGGCGGTTTGTCACAAGCTTTGGGTCGTTTGATGGTTGTCACAGAAAAATACCCTGATTTGAAAGCCGATCAAAACTTCCGTGATCTTCAAGCGCAATTAGAAGGCACTGAAAATCGCATTACGGTCGCTCGTCAACGTTACATTGAATCGATCAAAGAGTTTAACAACTTGGTCGCGGTTCCACCGACAAGCTGGACAAACTCTGTGATGTATCACTACGAAAAAATGCCGCAATGGGATTTAGCTCCTGAAGAAAAAGCGGCTGCAGAGAAAGCGCCAGAAGTTAAATTCTAA